One window of Chryseobacterium sp. JJR-5R genomic DNA carries:
- the recG gene encoding ATP-dependent DNA helicase RecG, with protein sequence MNLETSIEYVKGIGPEKAKLIRNVLGISTVEDLLNFFPIRYLDKSKVHKVAQLHEVSTDVQLKGKITGIQEIQTGKIKRLSAKFNDDTGSMDLVWFQYSKWLKEQLPVNQEIYIYGKINVFNGQFSMAHPEIEIEEKKDTDMRLKPIYPSSEKLTKRGLNQKFFQMVLKNICKEIPNLIHENFPDYLIKAFSFLSRQHTYLNIHFPKDMEYFEKANYRLKFEESFFFQLGYALKKLHHKSHTTGNPFPVVGDYFNDFYNNHLPFDLTGAQKRVLKEIRLDMKRPVQMNRLLQGDVGSGKTMVALLTMLIAKDNGFQSCIMAPTEILAQQHYNGIKDLLKETRVNVRLLTGSVKASERRIIHQELENGELSILVGTHAVLEDKVKFHNLGLAIIDEQHRFGVAQRAKLWAKNKIPPHILIMTATPIPRTLAMSFYSDLDVSVIDELPIGRKPIITAHRREKDRAYVYHFCREEIQKGRQVYFVYPLIEESETLDYKNLMTGLENVMDNFPHYNVTMLHGKMRPDEKDAAMGYFASGKAEIMVATTVIEVGVNVPNASVMVIESSERFGLSQLHQLRGRVGRGAEQSYCILMTSDKLSSDSRTRIKTMVETNDGFKISEVDMQLRGPGDILGTQQSGVVDFKKLDLVNDSAIIKTTKSSVEKILTRDSLLALPEHQVLKNYYLRQYKGKNKWSKIS encoded by the coding sequence ATGAATTTAGAAACCTCCATAGAATACGTCAAAGGAATAGGTCCTGAAAAAGCCAAACTCATCAGAAATGTGTTGGGAATTTCTACCGTTGAAGACCTGCTGAACTTCTTCCCGATCCGCTACCTGGATAAAAGCAAGGTCCATAAAGTTGCCCAGCTCCACGAAGTAAGCACTGACGTTCAGCTTAAAGGGAAAATTACCGGTATCCAGGAAATACAGACCGGAAAAATAAAACGGCTTTCGGCAAAATTCAATGATGATACGGGCTCTATGGACCTTGTGTGGTTCCAGTATTCGAAATGGCTGAAAGAACAGCTTCCCGTTAATCAGGAAATTTATATCTACGGAAAGATCAATGTCTTCAACGGCCAGTTTTCCATGGCGCATCCGGAAATAGAAATTGAAGAAAAAAAAGACACGGATATGCGGCTGAAGCCTATTTATCCGAGCTCGGAAAAGCTTACCAAAAGAGGGCTGAACCAGAAATTTTTTCAGATGGTCTTAAAAAACATCTGTAAAGAGATCCCGAACCTTATCCATGAAAATTTTCCGGATTACCTGATAAAGGCTTTTTCATTCCTGTCAAGACAACACACCTATCTCAACATCCATTTCCCAAAGGATATGGAATATTTTGAGAAGGCCAATTATCGGTTAAAGTTCGAAGAATCTTTTTTCTTCCAGTTGGGTTACGCTTTAAAAAAACTCCATCACAAAAGCCATACGACAGGAAACCCTTTCCCGGTTGTAGGTGATTATTTCAATGATTTCTACAATAACCACCTGCCGTTTGACCTTACCGGTGCCCAGAAAAGGGTGCTTAAAGAGATCCGGCTGGACATGAAGCGCCCGGTCCAGATGAACAGGCTCCTGCAGGGTGATGTGGGTTCGGGGAAAACCATGGTTGCTTTATTAACGATGCTTATTGCAAAGGATAACGGCTTCCAGAGCTGTATTATGGCTCCCACGGAGATTCTTGCACAGCAGCATTACAACGGGATTAAAGACCTTCTGAAAGAAACCCGCGTGAACGTAAGGCTCCTTACCGGTTCTGTAAAAGCTTCCGAACGCAGGATCATCCATCAGGAACTGGAAAATGGTGAGCTTTCAATCCTGGTGGGAACCCATGCCGTTCTTGAGGATAAAGTTAAGTTTCATAATCTCGGGCTGGCGATTATTGATGAACAGCATAGATTCGGGGTTGCACAGCGGGCCAAGCTTTGGGCCAAGAATAAAATCCCGCCCCATATCCTGATCATGACGGCTACCCCTATCCCGAGAACTTTGGCCATGAGCTTTTATTCTGATCTGGATGTTTCGGTGATTGATGAACTGCCGATAGGAAGAAAACCGATAATTACAGCCCACAGGCGGGAAAAAGACAGGGCCTATGTCTATCATTTCTGCCGCGAAGAAATACAGAAAGGACGGCAGGTTTATTTTGTCTATCCGTTAATTGAAGAATCCGAGACTTTAGATTATAAAAACTTAATGACGGGGCTGGAAAACGTCATGGATAATTTTCCGCATTATAATGTCACCATGCTTCACGGAAAAATGAGGCCGGACGAAAAAGATGCGGCCATGGGCTATTTTGCTTCCGGAAAAGCAGAAATCATGGTTGCCACAACGGTTATTGAAGTAGGCGTAAATGTTCCGAACGCTTCCGTAATGGTTATTGAAAGTTCAGAAAGGTTCGGACTGTCACAGCTCCATCAGCTTCGCGGGCGCGTGGGCCGGGGTGCAGAACAGAGCTATTGCATCCTTATGACCTCCGATAAACTGTCATCCGACAGCAGGACCCGGATTAAAACGATGGTGGAAACCAATGACGGCTTTAAAATTTCAGAAGTGGACATGCAGCTTCGGGGCCCGGGAGATATTCTGGGCACACAGCAGAGCGGAGTCGTGGATTTCAAAAAGCTTGACCTGGTGAATGATTCAGCGATTATTAAGACCACAAAAAGTTCGGTAGAAAAAATCCTTACAAGAGATTCCCTCCTGGCCCTGCCGGAACATCAGGTTCTTAAAAATTATTACTTAAGGCAGTACAAAGGAAAAAATAAGTGGAGTAAAATTTCATAA
- a CDS encoding thioredoxin family protein, translated as MKKIISIICLFMLTLSFAQVRWMTIEEALKAQKENPKKILIDFYADWCGPCKIMDKKTYGHPVIAEILNENYYAVKFNAEEKNKVEIFGRTFSNPNTEHKKVRNSLHEFTQYMNVGAVPSTVFLDEKGGPITILQGELSARELEPYLDLICKDLFKKIRSREQWEDYQKKFKSKIKE; from the coding sequence ATGAAGAAAATCATAAGCATAATCTGCCTGTTCATGCTGACCCTGAGTTTTGCCCAGGTCAGATGGATGACCATTGAAGAAGCTTTAAAAGCCCAGAAAGAAAATCCCAAAAAAATACTTATTGATTTTTATGCAGACTGGTGCGGCCCGTGTAAAATAATGGATAAAAAAACGTATGGCCATCCGGTAATTGCTGAAATCCTGAATGAAAATTATTATGCGGTTAAATTCAATGCAGAAGAAAAAAATAAGGTGGAAATTTTCGGAAGAACATTTTCAAACCCGAATACGGAACATAAGAAAGTCCGTAATTCTTTACACGAATTCACCCAGTATATGAATGTAGGCGCAGTGCCGAGCACAGTTTTCCTTGATGAAAAAGGAGGCCCGATTACCATTCTTCAGGGAGAGTTGTCTGCCAGGGAACTGGAGCCTTATCTGGATCTTATCTGCAAGGACCTTTTCAAAAAAATCCGGTCAAGGGAACAGTGGGAAGACTACCAGAAAAAATTCAAATCTAAAATAAAAGAATAA
- a CDS encoding peptide MFS transporter — MSLTLEEIQNFKGKYPKQIWSLFFSEMWERFCFYGMRGMLVFFMISQLNFHESEANLQYGATQAFVYAFTFVGGLFADKILGFRKSLFWGGLLMIVGSLILAADPHKFFFLGIAFTVVGTGFFKPNISSMVGQLYKPNDSRADAGFSLFYAGINLGALLGGYLCIAIGKGEIFTKVISEGTRWNVAFGLAAIVMVISLINFVFTQKSLGTIGLQPGHPDHDVQSAPIPKWIEYGVYILSLIFVPIIMVMVAKTEYTDYFMWTIGPLTLIYLFYEMTKVTPSERKKLWAALVFILFSILFWGIYEQSGGSLSIFAAKNLNQDLLGLDPNGVNNSGGAFFIIFLAPLIGLLWIWMNKRKIEPNTIIKFGLGFIFLGLGYYVLFATRLFVNAAGITSLNFFTIALLVITLGELCLSPIGLSIMTKLSTKNLQGMMMGMWFLASAYGQYVAGIIGAGLATAKSGSTNYDAFITYTDGYKQLGLYAVIAGVVLILISPFVKKLMQDVK; from the coding sequence ATGAGCTTAACGCTGGAAGAAATACAAAATTTCAAAGGAAAATATCCTAAGCAGATCTGGAGCCTTTTCTTTTCTGAAATGTGGGAACGATTCTGTTTCTACGGAATGAGGGGAATGCTGGTCTTTTTTATGATCTCACAACTCAATTTTCATGAAAGTGAAGCCAACCTCCAGTATGGGGCCACCCAGGCATTTGTATATGCATTTACTTTCGTCGGCGGTTTATTCGCCGATAAAATACTGGGATTCAGGAAATCACTGTTTTGGGGTGGACTGTTAATGATTGTGGGGAGTTTAATCCTGGCCGCAGATCCGCATAAATTTTTCTTCCTTGGTATCGCGTTTACTGTAGTGGGAACTGGTTTTTTTAAACCGAATATTTCCTCAATGGTCGGGCAGCTGTATAAACCTAACGATTCAAGAGCCGATGCAGGATTTTCCCTGTTCTATGCCGGTATTAATCTCGGGGCCCTGCTCGGCGGCTATCTGTGTATTGCCATCGGAAAAGGAGAAATTTTCACAAAAGTAATTTCCGAAGGCACGAGATGGAATGTTGCTTTTGGGCTTGCCGCCATTGTAATGGTCATCAGCCTTATTAATTTCGTGTTTACGCAAAAAAGCCTGGGTACCATTGGGCTTCAGCCCGGACATCCAGATCACGATGTACAGTCGGCACCCATTCCGAAATGGATCGAATATGGCGTCTATATCCTATCGCTCATCTTCGTTCCTATCATTATGGTCATGGTTGCCAAGACAGAATATACCGATTATTTTATGTGGACTATCGGGCCTTTGACCCTGATTTATTTATTTTACGAAATGACCAAAGTAACCCCTTCCGAACGGAAAAAGCTTTGGGCTGCTTTGGTATTCATTCTGTTTTCCATCCTATTCTGGGGGATTTATGAGCAAAGCGGAGGTTCATTAAGTATTTTTGCCGCAAAAAATTTAAATCAGGACCTTTTGGGATTAGATCCGAACGGAGTTAATAATTCAGGAGGCGCCTTTTTTATCATCTTTCTGGCTCCTTTGATCGGATTGCTCTGGATCTGGATGAATAAAAGAAAAATCGAACCCAATACCATTATAAAATTCGGCCTCGGATTTATCTTTTTAGGATTGGGATACTATGTTTTATTTGCTACCCGCTTATTTGTGAATGCAGCGGGAATCACTTCACTTAATTTCTTCACGATTGCTTTATTGGTTATTACTCTGGGAGAGTTGTGCCTGTCGCCGATCGGGCTATCGATCATGACCAAGCTGTCAACCAAAAATCTCCAGGGAATGATGATGGGAATGTGGTTTTTAGCCTCCGCTTACGGCCAGTATGTTGCAGGTATCATCGGGGCCGGGCTTGCGACTGCCAAAAGCGGGTCCACCAATTACGATGCTTTTATCACTTATACCGATGGATACAAGCAATTGGGTTTATATGCAGTAATTGCCGGAGTGGTACTAATTTTGATCTCTCCATTCGTAAAAAAATTAATGCAGGATGTAAAATAG
- a CDS encoding PDDEXK nuclease domain-containing protein, protein MMEVSENYLFQSVKEIITQSREKVFRIANSTLLLTYRQIGNRIVEDKQKGKEHAEYGKHTSKNLSRKLTLEFGKGFDESNLRNMKSFYNSFPICDAWHHELSWTHYRLLIRLNNPDKINYYINGSIQNNWNYRDLKRQINSLAYERVLEHKKSPDETIHSVLKDPYIFEFLGLNPNEKSSEKDIETAIIDHIEKFLLEFGKGFAFVARQQHISTATSDFYIDLVFYNYILKCFVIIDLKTGELSHQDIGQIDMYVRMYDDLKRNEGDNPTIGILLCSEKDETIVKYSVLNDRNNLFASKYLLYLPKEEELKHIIDQDRIRFELDQENKTTQTK, encoded by the coding sequence ATGATGGAAGTTTCCGAAAATTATTTATTTCAGTCGGTAAAAGAGATTATCACCCAATCCCGTGAAAAGGTATTCCGAATTGCCAATTCTACCCTTTTGCTTACCTACCGGCAGATCGGGAACCGTATTGTGGAAGATAAGCAGAAAGGAAAGGAACATGCAGAATACGGAAAACATACCTCAAAAAACCTTTCCAGGAAACTGACTCTGGAATTCGGAAAAGGGTTTGATGAAAGTAATCTGAGAAATATGAAATCTTTTTATAATTCGTTTCCAATATGTGACGCATGGCATCACGAATTAAGCTGGACACACTACAGATTGCTGATAAGATTGAATAATCCAGACAAAATAAATTATTATATCAATGGATCTATCCAAAACAACTGGAACTACAGAGATCTGAAAAGACAGATCAATTCCCTTGCTTACGAACGGGTTTTAGAACATAAAAAATCTCCTGATGAAACCATTCACAGTGTTCTAAAAGACCCTTATATTTTTGAATTTCTGGGATTAAATCCGAATGAAAAGAGTTCTGAAAAAGACATTGAAACTGCGATTATAGATCACATTGAAAAATTTTTACTGGAATTCGGGAAAGGATTTGCTTTTGTGGCAAGGCAGCAGCACATTTCAACAGCTACGTCGGATTTTTACATTGACTTGGTTTTTTATAACTATATCTTAAAATGTTTCGTGATTATTGATTTAAAGACAGGTGAACTCTCACATCAGGACATCGGGCAGATTGATATGTATGTGAGAATGTATGACGATCTGAAGCGGAACGAAGGCGACAATCCGACAATAGGCATTTTACTGTGCTCAGAGAAAGACGAAACCATTGTAAAATATTCTGTTTTGAACGACAGAAACAATCTCTTTGCAAGCAAATATTTATTGTACCTTCCGAAAGAGGAAGAATTAAAGCACATCATTGATCAGGACAGGATACGTTTCGAGCTTGATCAGGAAAACAAAACAACCCAAACTAAATAA
- a CDS encoding peptide MFS transporter encodes MDNIEALNPKKDEFVENKGSRHPRGLWVLFGTEMWERFNFYGMRALLTLFMVNSLLIKEADAAIIYGGFLALCYLTPLLGGFIADKYIGNRNAILVGGSLMAIGQLLLFFSASTFSSDLVSAKTLMWLALFIIIFGNGFFKPNISSMVGSLYPKQEKSKLDSAFTIFYMGINIGAFLGQFICPYLGDVKDSAGVRDIFAFKWGFLAASIAMLVGTVTFFILKNKYVVTPEGRPIGGLPKNNTSEDFEEGETQTAKFSGKNMGIAAVLFVALFFVFRYILVGEFGFSSVGMGQLIKGIIYPFIYAAGISLAFLIMSSAENKVERHRIWVIYIVSFFIIFFWAAFEQAGSSLTFIADNQTDRNIFGWNMPPSMVQIFNGLFVVALALPFSILWDKLRAKGKEPVSPMKQAMGLALIALSYFIIAYNVKDLGNTGLLAIKWLMLLYLIQTMGELCLSPIGLSLVGKLAPKRFASLLYGVFFISNAAGYALAGSLGAIIPATGDKFVKAEKLGINLQDVLDKKVTLTPEQVALFEKEQLPVANTTFAGVEIHNLFEFFMVFVVLCGIAAVILAILSPRLKKMMHGVN; translated from the coding sequence ATGGATAACATTGAAGCATTAAATCCGAAGAAGGATGAATTTGTAGAGAATAAGGGTTCCAGACATCCTAGAGGATTATGGGTTCTGTTCGGAACAGAAATGTGGGAGCGATTCAACTTCTACGGAATGAGGGCATTGCTTACCTTATTTATGGTGAACTCTCTTCTCATCAAAGAAGCAGATGCAGCAATTATTTATGGTGGTTTCCTTGCGTTATGTTATTTAACTCCTCTTTTAGGAGGTTTCATTGCCGATAAGTACATCGGTAACAGGAATGCGATTCTGGTAGGCGGAAGTTTGATGGCCATCGGGCAGCTGCTTTTATTCTTCAGTGCTTCAACATTTTCGTCTGACTTGGTCAGTGCAAAAACATTAATGTGGCTGGCCTTGTTTATTATTATTTTTGGAAACGGTTTTTTCAAGCCGAATATTTCCTCAATGGTGGGGAGCCTCTATCCTAAACAGGAAAAATCAAAATTGGATTCTGCATTTACCATTTTCTACATGGGTATCAATATCGGGGCATTCTTAGGCCAGTTTATCTGTCCGTACTTGGGTGATGTTAAAGATTCTGCAGGCGTTAGGGATATCTTCGCATTTAAATGGGGATTCTTAGCAGCTTCTATTGCCATGCTTGTAGGTACGGTAACCTTCTTTATCCTTAAAAATAAATATGTTGTAACACCGGAAGGAAGGCCCATCGGTGGATTGCCAAAGAACAATACCAGTGAGGATTTTGAAGAAGGAGAAACCCAGACTGCAAAATTTTCAGGTAAAAATATGGGAATTGCCGCCGTGTTATTTGTTGCGCTTTTCTTTGTATTCAGATACATTTTGGTAGGAGAATTCGGATTCAGCTCTGTAGGAATGGGACAGTTGATTAAAGGGATTATTTACCCTTTCATCTATGCTGCAGGGATTTCCCTGGCATTTTTAATTATGAGCTCTGCAGAAAATAAAGTGGAAAGACATAGAATCTGGGTAATTTATATCGTTTCGTTCTTTATTATTTTCTTCTGGGCTGCATTTGAGCAGGCCGGGTCTTCATTAACCTTCATTGCAGATAACCAGACCGACAGGAATATCTTCGGATGGAATATGCCGCCGTCAATGGTTCAGATTTTCAACGGGTTATTCGTTGTGGCCCTGGCTTTACCTTTCAGTATCCTTTGGGATAAATTGAGAGCAAAAGGAAAAGAGCCCGTATCCCCGATGAAACAGGCAATGGGTCTGGCACTGATTGCATTATCCTATTTCATTATTGCATACAACGTAAAAGACCTTGGAAATACAGGATTACTGGCCATCAAATGGTTGATGTTACTGTATCTTATCCAGACTATGGGTGAACTTTGTTTATCTCCAATCGGATTGTCATTGGTAGGCAAACTGGCTCCTAAAAGGTTTGCTTCTCTACTGTACGGAGTTTTCTTCATCTCAAATGCTGCGGGTTATGCTTTGGCAGGTTCGTTAGGAGCGATTATTCCGGCAACCGGGGATAAATTTGTGAAAGCGGAAAAATTAGGCATCAACCTTCAGGATGTCTTGGATAAAAAGGTAACGCTTACGCCGGAGCAGGTCGCTTTATTTGAAAAGGAACAGTTGCCTGTTGCCAATACAACATTTGCCGGCGTGGAAATCCATAATTTATTTGAATTCTTTATGGTATTCGTAGTATTGTGTGGTATTGCTGCTGTAATTTTAGCAATATTATCGCCAAGATTAAAGAAAATGATGCACGGTGTAAACTAA
- a CDS encoding peptide MFS transporter, with amino-acid sequence MKTKHPKGLPFLFFTEMWERFGYYLILGIFVLYVIEPAGIKGGLGLPDKTADDIFGTYIALTYLTPFIGGFLADRVLGYIKSIYLGGILMAAGYIGMGIFKDLPLFYSSLALIIIGNGFFKPTISTLLGNLYSEEPYRANKDSGYNIFYMGINIGAFICNIIAAFMRNKFGWGEAFITAGVGMLAGLVIFTIGRKHYIHAAQMKPVQEGDTKLSEIMLKVFVPAIVAGVIGWVIPGNIFGSDSTDAFIFACVPVIYFYASLYFKAKPAEKASIGALLSVFMISMFFWAVFKQNGTALTRWANYYTDRSVPASMEKPLEGIYMVDGKSYADKEVPVYDEQYQSQKDKDGKAVKTTGKDIYFKNIAPEQKAELEKDPESKVYLYNTELFQSINPFWVIALTPVVVGVWAFLRRKGKEPLTPTKIVLGLFISALSCLVMVLAVWAGDNGAVKVSPWWLIAGYGVITVGELCLSPMGLSFVSKLSPARITALMMGGFFLANSVGNKLSGILASTWYSYDNKMNYFLVNFALLIFATLLGLSMLKRLNKIMKEKGH; translated from the coding sequence ATGAAGACCAAACATCCCAAAGGCTTGCCTTTCCTCTTCTTTACTGAAATGTGGGAGCGTTTCGGGTATTACCTGATCCTCGGTATCTTTGTTTTATACGTTATTGAACCTGCCGGGATCAAAGGCGGCCTCGGGCTTCCGGATAAGACGGCGGACGATATTTTCGGGACTTATATTGCATTGACCTATCTCACGCCGTTCATCGGAGGTTTTTTAGCCGACCGGGTTTTAGGATATATCAAATCCATTTATCTGGGAGGGATCCTGATGGCAGCGGGATATATCGGGATGGGTATTTTCAAAGACCTTCCCCTTTTTTATTCCTCATTGGCCCTAATTATTATCGGAAACGGGTTCTTTAAACCGACCATTTCCACCCTTTTAGGAAACTTGTATTCAGAAGAACCTTACAGGGCCAATAAAGATTCCGGGTATAATATTTTTTATATGGGCATCAATATCGGAGCGTTCATCTGCAACATTATCGCTGCTTTTATGCGGAACAAATTCGGCTGGGGCGAGGCCTTTATCACGGCAGGAGTCGGCATGCTGGCAGGTCTGGTGATCTTTACGATCGGCCGGAAACATTACATCCATGCTGCACAGATGAAACCCGTACAGGAAGGTGACACCAAGCTTTCTGAAATTATGCTTAAAGTTTTTGTCCCTGCGATTGTTGCCGGGGTCATCGGCTGGGTTATTCCCGGAAATATCTTCGGAAGCGACAGTACGGATGCCTTTATTTTTGCCTGTGTGCCGGTTATTTATTTTTATGCTTCACTGTACTTCAAAGCCAAGCCTGCTGAAAAAGCATCTATTGGTGCCCTGTTATCGGTATTTATGATCAGCATGTTCTTCTGGGCAGTATTTAAACAGAACGGAACCGCCCTGACCCGATGGGCCAACTATTATACGGACAGAAGCGTGCCCGCCTCTATGGAAAAACCTTTGGAAGGAATCTATATGGTGGACGGCAAAAGCTATGCAGATAAGGAAGTGCCTGTGTACGACGAACAGTATCAGTCCCAGAAAGACAAGGACGGAAAAGCCGTAAAAACAACCGGAAAAGATATTTATTTCAAGAATATTGCTCCTGAACAAAAAGCAGAACTGGAAAAAGACCCTGAAAGCAAAGTCTATCTGTACAACACCGAGCTGTTCCAGTCGATCAATCCGTTTTGGGTAATTGCTTTGACGCCGGTAGTGGTAGGCGTCTGGGCTTTCTTAAGAAGAAAAGGAAAAGAGCCTTTGACGCCTACAAAAATCGTGTTGGGATTATTTATTTCAGCCCTTTCCTGCCTGGTGATGGTTCTGGCGGTCTGGGCCGGAGACAACGGGGCCGTAAAAGTTTCACCGTGGTGGCTGATTGCCGGCTACGGGGTTATCACTGTGGGAGAACTGTGCCTTTCCCCGATGGGGCTGTCTTTTGTTTCAAAGCTTTCGCCGGCCAGGATTACCGCTTTGATGATGGGCGGCTTCTTCCTCGCCAACTCAGTCGGAAACAAGCTTTCAGGCATCCTGGCCAGTACCTGGTACAGCTATGACAACAAGATGAATTATTTCCTGGTGAATTTTGCCTTGCTGATATTTGCCACACTTTTAGGGCTTTCCATGCTGAAAAGGCTTAATAAAATCATGAAAGAAAAGGGGCATTAA
- a CDS encoding S9 family peptidase, with product MKKFLLTLAVAAVSQGLSAQEITLDKIYSGYYRGKGIAGIASMKNGENYLVIEQGGIAKYAYKTSQKEGNIVDGRFESYEFSDDESKILLLKESEPIYRHSFLGKFDIKDLKSGKVIALNEGKFVQEPRFSPDGTKVAFIADNNLFYQHLDSGKIIQITNDGKKNAVLNGLADWVYEEEFGHARLYDWTKNSNALVFVRSEESEVPEIYIPIYGKTLYPSEMRYKYPKAGEKNSMVSAHIYLLDSNSKTKVNLDNFKKYYIPNVIQTAKADEIVLITSERIQNASDVLKVNTKTGEVKKLFTETDDKWVDTDNVTLEFMDDNSFLWGSERDGNRHLYWYSQDGKLKKQVTKGNWEVTDYYGFNPKSKEIYVQTTEKGSINKVISKINIENGKAMLISNGDGNNSANFSKNYNYFIETSSTASKPYTFVLKDGNGKVVKELQNNNDQLQKIKADNFIDKEFITIPNEAGDQMNAWIMKPKNFDKNKKYPLFMFQYSGPGSQQVSNSWDNGNALWFNHLVQKGYIVACVDGRGTGYKGTKFKKVTYMNLGKYEIEDQIAAAKWLGNQSYIDKSRIGMFGWSFGGYMTSLAMTKGADVFKAGIAVAPVTNWRYYDSVYTERFLRTPQENPDGYDKNSPTEYANLLKGKFLLIHGTADDNVHFQNSMEFSEALIQNKKQFEFMAYPDKNHGIYGGQTRPQLYQKMTDFILENL from the coding sequence ATGAAAAAATTCTTATTGACACTTGCAGTAGCTGCTGTATCCCAGGGTTTATCCGCTCAGGAAATCACCCTGGATAAAATATATTCCGGATATTACCGGGGAAAAGGCATTGCCGGGATTGCCTCTATGAAAAACGGTGAAAATTATCTGGTGATCGAACAGGGAGGAATTGCCAAGTATGCGTATAAAACGTCTCAGAAAGAGGGAAATATTGTTGACGGAAGATTCGAGAGTTATGAGTTTTCTGATGATGAATCAAAGATCCTGCTATTAAAAGAAAGCGAGCCGATTTACAGACATTCTTTTCTGGGGAAATTTGACATCAAAGACCTGAAATCGGGCAAAGTCATTGCTTTGAATGAAGGAAAATTCGTCCAGGAGCCGAGATTCTCACCTGACGGCACCAAAGTGGCCTTTATTGCCGATAATAACTTATTCTACCAGCATCTTGATTCCGGAAAAATAATCCAGATTACAAATGACGGAAAGAAAAATGCAGTCCTCAACGGTCTGGCCGACTGGGTATATGAAGAAGAATTCGGGCATGCAAGATTGTATGACTGGACGAAAAACTCCAACGCCCTGGTTTTTGTAAGATCCGAGGAAAGCGAAGTTCCTGAAATTTATATTCCCATCTACGGAAAAACACTTTATCCGAGTGAGATGCGTTACAAATACCCGAAAGCAGGAGAAAAAAATTCTATGGTTTCTGCGCACATCTACCTTTTGGACAGCAACAGCAAAACAAAGGTAAACCTGGATAATTTTAAAAAATATTATATTCCGAATGTTATCCAGACTGCAAAAGCCGATGAAATCGTTCTGATCACTTCTGAAAGGATACAAAATGCTTCTGACGTTTTGAAAGTAAATACAAAAACCGGAGAAGTGAAAAAGCTGTTTACCGAAACGGATGACAAATGGGTAGACACCGATAACGTGACTTTGGAATTCATGGATGACAACAGTTTCCTGTGGGGTTCTGAAAGAGACGGAAACCGTCATTTATACTGGTACAGCCAGGATGGAAAGCTGAAAAAACAGGTAACGAAAGGCAACTGGGAAGTAACCGATTATTATGGATTCAATCCGAAATCAAAGGAAATTTATGTGCAGACCACAGAGAAAGGAAGCATCAATAAAGTAATTTCCAAAATCAATATCGAAAATGGAAAAGCCATGCTGATTTCAAACGGAGACGGAAACAATTCTGCAAACTTCAGCAAAAATTACAATTATTTCATTGAGACATCTTCTACCGCTTCAAAACCTTATACTTTTGTGTTAAAGGACGGAAACGGAAAAGTAGTAAAAGAGCTCCAGAACAATAATGACCAGCTTCAGAAAATAAAAGCTGATAATTTTATTGACAAAGAATTCATCACCATCCCCAATGAAGCCGGAGACCAGATGAATGCCTGGATCATGAAGCCTAAAAACTTTGATAAAAATAAAAAATACCCGCTGTTTATGTTTCAATACTCGGGCCCGGGTTCCCAGCAGGTTTCGAATTCATGGGACAACGGGAATGCATTATGGTTCAACCATCTGGTGCAGAAAGGGTATATCGTGGCTTGTGTAGACGGACGCGGGACGGGTTACAAAGGGACTAAATTCAAGAAAGTTACCTACATGAATTTAGGGAAATACGAAATCGAAGACCAGATTGCTGCAGCAAAGTGGCTCGGGAACCAGTCCTACATCGATAAATCAAGAATCGGAATGTTCGGATGGAGCTTCGGCGGATACATGACGAGCTTAGCCATGACCAAAGGTGCGGATGTTTTCAAAGCGGGAATTGCCGTAGCACCGGTAACCAACTGGAGGTATTATGACTCGGTATATACCGAAAGGTTTTTAAGAACGCCACAGGAAAACCCTGACGGATATGATAAGAACTCCCCTACTGAATATGCAAACTTACTGAAAGGAAAATTTCTGCTAATTCACGGGACTGCTGATGACAATGTACATTTCCAGAACTCCATGGAATTTTCGGAAGCCTTGATTCAGAATAAAAAACAGTTTGAATTTATGGCCTATCCGGATAAAAACCACGGAATCTACGGCGGGCAGACCAGACCGCAGCTGTATCAGAAAATGACTGATTTTATCTTGGAGAATTTATAG
- a CDS encoding DUF6496 domain-containing protein — protein MSDKKYSKKAQEKIHEVMDEFKEGKLKSSSGDQVTDRKQAVAIGISEAREDGLKVPKQKK, from the coding sequence GTGAGCGATAAAAAGTATTCAAAAAAAGCTCAGGAGAAAATACATGAGGTTATGGATGAATTTAAGGAAGGGAAACTGAAATCTTCTTCCGGCGATCAAGTGACCGACAGAAAACAAGCCGTAGCTATCGGGATTTCTGAGGCAAGAGAAGATGGACTGAAAGTCCCGAAGCAGAAAAAATAA